A single Plasmodium yoelii strain 17X genome assembly, chromosome: 10 DNA region contains:
- a CDS encoding ribosomal RNA small subunit methyltransferase A1, putative, translating into MLYKYSLFNNFSKFLTKNNIIMAIKQNKGYHNTANKNIINDGINKKGNQRNISTSKVNNGNRMNMILYKKHGQHLLKNPGILDKIIMAAKIKSSDIVLEIGCGTGNLTIKLLPLAKKVITIDIDARMISEVKKRCLYEGYNNLEVYEGDAIKTIFPKFDVCTANIPYKISSPLIFKLIAHRPLFKCAVLMFQKEFAERMLANVGDSNYSRLTVNVKLFCRVIKVCNVDRSSFNPPPKVDSIVLKLIPKENNSMINFDEWDNLLRICFSRKRKTLHAIFKRNAVLNMLEHNYKNYCTFNKIVPINYSFKTFCLDTLKDLEMEEQRSINLDENDFLKLLLEFNKKGIRFFNIANTKGVDSANVFLDDEDDEEGKQDNHLNGQKKKRKKNKNKKMNENENESENENSSDDEESDSSAN; encoded by the coding sequence atgttatataaatattcattatttaataatttctccaaatttttaacaaaaaataacataataatggcaattaaacaaaataagGGATATCATAATACcgctaataaaaatataataaatgatggaatcaataaaaaaggaaaccAAAGAAATATATCTACATCCAAAGtaaataatggaaatagGATGAAtatgatattatataaaaaacatgGTCAACATCTATTAAAAAATCCAGGTATAttagataaaataataatggcagcaaaaataaaaagctcAGATATTGTATTAGAAATTGGATGTGGTACTGGAAATTTAACTATCAAATTACTTCCATTAgcaaaaaaagtaataacaatagatatAGATGCAAGAATGATTAGTGAGGTTAAAAAAAGATGCCTATATGAaggatataataatttagaaGTATATGAAGGAGATGCGATTAAAACAATTTTCCCAAAATTTGATGTCTGTACTGCTAATATAccatataaaatatcaagccctcttatatttaaattaatagcTCATAGACCTTTATTTAAATGTGCAGTTTTAATGTTTCAAAAAGAATTTGCAGAAAGGATGTTAGCAAATGTTGGTGATAGTAATTATAGTAGACTAACTGTTAATGTAAAACTCTTTTGTAGAGTTATAAAAGTTTGTAATGTAGATAGAAGTAGTTTTAATCCACCTCCAAAAGTTGATAGTATTGTTTTAAAACTTATTccaaaagaaaataattctatGATAAATTTTGATGAATGGGATAATTTATTAAGAATTTGTTTTagtagaaaaagaaaaacccTTCATgctatttttaaaagaaatgCAGTCTTAAATATGTTAGaacataattataaaaattattgtacatttaataaaattgtcCCAATTAATTATagttttaaaacattttgtCTCGACACTTTAAAAGATTTAGAAATGGAAGAACAAAGAAGTATTAATTTAGATGaaaatgattttttaaaactattACTAGAGTTCAATAAAAAAGGTATCCGTTTTTTTAACATAGCCAATACTAAGGGAGTCGATTCGGCAAATGTATTTTTAGATGATGAGGATGATGAAGAAGGTAAACAGGATAATCACCTGAACGGTCAGAAAAAAaagcgaaaaaaaaacaaaaataaaaaaatgaatgagaatgaaaatgaaagcgaaaatgaaaattctaGTGATGATGAGGAAAGTGACTCTAGCGCCAATTGA
- a CDS encoding zinc finger protein, putative, whose amino-acid sequence MGRKRLDKNNKNIKKRRRKKVSDSEDEDIEITNTNAHLNKNLSVSYKFKQREKVDINLILAQDEADASKVKSYCWTKVGGGMSSLTKRKFCVVCGFEGKYKCLKCYEHKPVSYIRYYCSLNCKKIHDESSCCKSKMFDIW is encoded by the exons atgggAAGAAAACGgcttgataaaaataataaaaatataaaaaaacgaAGAAGAAAAAAGGTATCTGATAGCGAAGATGAAGATATTGAAATAACGAATACGAATGcccatttaaataaaaacttATCAGtatcatataaatttaaacaaAGGGAAAAAGTTGacataaatttaattttagcACAAGATGAGGCTGATGCTTCAAA agTTAAAAGCTACTGTTGGACAAAAGTTGGAGGGGGGATGAGTTCCTTaacaaaaagaaaattttgtGTTGTGTGTGGGTTCgaaggaaaatataaatgcttAAAATGTTATGAACACAAACCTGTTTCATATATTCGGTATTATTGTTCTcttaattgtaaaaaaatacatgaCGAATCATCGTGTTGTAAATCGAAGATGTTCGATATTTGGTAA